One Amphiprion ocellaris isolate individual 3 ecotype Okinawa chromosome 5, ASM2253959v1, whole genome shotgun sequence genomic region harbors:
- the gls2b gene encoding glutaminase 2b isoform X2, with translation MLCLRALRLSSSAQLIVKNLDAAKKVFILQPACCLSTKPTTESDRLHLTTKMHSKPPSSGVENMLFYTITEGKEQVPISHFIAALKKTGLHPSDPRLRDCMENLRHAMKESVSEVMMDRDLFHRCVGGNIVLLIQAFRKKFIIPEFDVFAQKINEIYKTVQKQRDGKVADYIPQLAKFSPELWGVSLCTVDGQRHSVGDTKQPFCLQSCVKPLQYAIAVHEAGTEKVHRYVGMEPSGLKFNVLSLDDEDKPHNPMVNAGAIVISSLIKPRSNKAEKFDYVMEFVKKMAGQEYVGFSNATFQSEKETGDRNFAIGYYMKEKKCFPPGADMIDALDFYFQLCSTEVTCESGSIMAATLANGGICPITGERVLSAEAVRDTLSLMHSCGMYDFSGQMAFHVGLPAKSGVSGAILLVIPNVMGVMCWSPPLDRVGNSVRGIHFCQELVSLFNFHNYDNLRHFVKKQDPRRQDGEDRNKSVFNLMFAAYSGDVSALRRFALSSMDMDLKDYDCRTALHVAAAEGHIEVVKFLTETCKVDPFVEDRWGNLPVDDAMQFGHDEVVKMLKDYQQDCRQQEKQHSEAERPQKLDTIESMSPCLPCTACSVT, from the exons ATGCTCTGTCTGAGAGCGCTGCGTCTGTCCAGCTCCGCTCAGCTGATCGTCAAAAACTTGGACGCAGCTAAGAAGGTTTTCATCCTCCAGCCAGCATGTTGTCTCAGCACGAAACCAACAACGGAGTCGGATCGTTTGCATCTCACAAC GAAAATGCATTCAAAGCCCCCCAGCTCTGGAGTGGAAAACATGCTTTTCTACACCATCACAGAGGGAAAAGAGCAAGTGCCCATCTCACACTTTATCGCA GCCCTGAAAAAAACCGGCCTTCACCCGTCGGACCCTCGACTCAGGGACTGTATGGAAAATCTCCGACATGCCATGAAGGAATCTGTCAGTGAGGTGATGATGGACAGAGACCTCTTCCACAG atgtGTTGGTGGGAACATTGTCCTGCTGATCCAGGCCTTCAGAAAGAAATTTATTATCCCCGAGTTTGACGTGtttgcacaaaaaataaatgaaatctaCAAAACCGtgcaaaaacaaagagatgGGAAG GTTGCAGACTACATCCCCCAGCTGGCCAAGTTTAGCCCAGAGCTGTGGggtgtgtctttgtgtacaGTTGATGGTCAGAG GCACTCAGTAGGTGACACCAAGCAGCCATTCTGCCTGCAGTCATGTGTGAAGCCCCTGCAGTACGCCATCGCTGTCCATGAGGCAGGAACAGAGAAGGTTCACCGTTATGTTGGCATGGAGCCCAGTGGTCTGAAGTTCAACGTGCTCTCACTTGATGATGAAG ATAAGCCTCACAATCCCATGGTGAACGCTGGAGCCATAGTGATCAGCTCCCTTATCAAG CCTCGCTCAAATAAGGCAGAGAAGTTTGACTAT GTTATGGAGTTTGTTAAAAAGATGGCTGGCCAAGAATATGTGGGATTCAGCAACGCTAC GTTCCagtcagaaaaagaaacaggcGACAGAAATTTTGCCATTGGATACTACATGAAAGAGAAGAAG TGTTTTCCTCCAGGAGCAGATATGATCGATGCCCTCGACTTCTACTTCCAG CTTTGCTCCACCGAGGTGACCTGTGAGTCAGGGAGCATCATGGCTGCCACTCTCGCCAACGGAGGGATCTGCCCAATCACGGGCGAGCGTGTGCTGAGCGCCGAGGCGGTGCGAGACACCCTGAGCCTCATGCACTCGTGTGGCATGTATGACTTCTCTGGCCAGATGGCTTTTCAC GTGGGCTTGCCTGCAAAATCAGGGGTGTCTGGTGCCATACTGCTGGTGATCCCCAACGTCATGGGAGTGATGTGTTGGTCTCCTCCGCTGGACAGAGTGGGAAACAGCGTCCGGGGAATACACTTCTGTCAG GAGCTTGTGTCGCTGTTCAATTTCCACAATTACGACAACTTGAGGCATTTTGTAAAGAAGCAGGACCCTCGCAGACAGGATGGAGAGGACAGG AACAAGTCTGTTTTCAACTTGATGTTTGCCGCCTACAGTGGAGACGTGTCGGCCCTGAGAAG ATTTGCTCTTTCATCCATGGACATGGATCTGAAAGACTATGATTGTCGAACAGCGCTACATGTCGCCGCAGCAGAAG GTCACATAGAAGTAGTGAAGTTCCTCACTGAAACCTGCAAAGTTGATCCATTTGTAGAAGACAG GTGGGGGAACCTACCGGTCGATGATGCCATGCAGTTTGGACATGACGAGGTGGTGAAGATGCTCAAAGATTACCAGCAGGACTGCagacagcaggaaaagcagcaCAGTGAAGCTGAGCGTCCCCAGAAGCTGGATACCATTGAGAGCATG
- the gls2b gene encoding glutaminase 2b isoform X1 has protein sequence MLCLRALRLSSSAQLIVKNLDAAKKVFILQPACCLSTKPTTESDRLHLTTKMHSKPPSSGVENMLFYTITEGKEQVPISHFIAALKKTGLHPSDPRLRDCMENLRHAMKESVSEVMMDRDLFHRCVGGNIVLLIQAFRKKFIIPEFDVFAQKINEIYKTVQKQRDGKVADYIPQLAKFSPELWGVSLCTVDGQRHSVGDTKQPFCLQSCVKPLQYAIAVHEAGTEKVHRYVGMEPSGLKFNVLSLDDEDKPHNPMVNAGAIVISSLIKPRSNKAEKFDYVMEFVKKMAGQEYVGFSNATFQSEKETGDRNFAIGYYMKEKKCFPPGADMIDALDFYFQLCSTEVTCESGSIMAATLANGGICPITGERVLSAEAVRDTLSLMHSCGMYDFSGQMAFHVGLPAKSGVSGAILLVIPNVMGVMCWSPPLDRVGNSVRGIHFCQELVSLFNFHNYDNLRHFVKKQDPRRQDGEDRNKSVFNLMFAAYSGDVSALRRFALSSMDMDLKDYDCRTALHVAAAEGHIEVVKFLTETCKVDPFVEDRWGNLPVDDAMQFGHDEVVKMLKDYQQDCRQQEKQHSEAERPQKLDTIESMMHPLDWRAGGGAATVRILGAVGRGPHPRSWSQSSAGHSS, from the exons ATGCTCTGTCTGAGAGCGCTGCGTCTGTCCAGCTCCGCTCAGCTGATCGTCAAAAACTTGGACGCAGCTAAGAAGGTTTTCATCCTCCAGCCAGCATGTTGTCTCAGCACGAAACCAACAACGGAGTCGGATCGTTTGCATCTCACAAC GAAAATGCATTCAAAGCCCCCCAGCTCTGGAGTGGAAAACATGCTTTTCTACACCATCACAGAGGGAAAAGAGCAAGTGCCCATCTCACACTTTATCGCA GCCCTGAAAAAAACCGGCCTTCACCCGTCGGACCCTCGACTCAGGGACTGTATGGAAAATCTCCGACATGCCATGAAGGAATCTGTCAGTGAGGTGATGATGGACAGAGACCTCTTCCACAG atgtGTTGGTGGGAACATTGTCCTGCTGATCCAGGCCTTCAGAAAGAAATTTATTATCCCCGAGTTTGACGTGtttgcacaaaaaataaatgaaatctaCAAAACCGtgcaaaaacaaagagatgGGAAG GTTGCAGACTACATCCCCCAGCTGGCCAAGTTTAGCCCAGAGCTGTGGggtgtgtctttgtgtacaGTTGATGGTCAGAG GCACTCAGTAGGTGACACCAAGCAGCCATTCTGCCTGCAGTCATGTGTGAAGCCCCTGCAGTACGCCATCGCTGTCCATGAGGCAGGAACAGAGAAGGTTCACCGTTATGTTGGCATGGAGCCCAGTGGTCTGAAGTTCAACGTGCTCTCACTTGATGATGAAG ATAAGCCTCACAATCCCATGGTGAACGCTGGAGCCATAGTGATCAGCTCCCTTATCAAG CCTCGCTCAAATAAGGCAGAGAAGTTTGACTAT GTTATGGAGTTTGTTAAAAAGATGGCTGGCCAAGAATATGTGGGATTCAGCAACGCTAC GTTCCagtcagaaaaagaaacaggcGACAGAAATTTTGCCATTGGATACTACATGAAAGAGAAGAAG TGTTTTCCTCCAGGAGCAGATATGATCGATGCCCTCGACTTCTACTTCCAG CTTTGCTCCACCGAGGTGACCTGTGAGTCAGGGAGCATCATGGCTGCCACTCTCGCCAACGGAGGGATCTGCCCAATCACGGGCGAGCGTGTGCTGAGCGCCGAGGCGGTGCGAGACACCCTGAGCCTCATGCACTCGTGTGGCATGTATGACTTCTCTGGCCAGATGGCTTTTCAC GTGGGCTTGCCTGCAAAATCAGGGGTGTCTGGTGCCATACTGCTGGTGATCCCCAACGTCATGGGAGTGATGTGTTGGTCTCCTCCGCTGGACAGAGTGGGAAACAGCGTCCGGGGAATACACTTCTGTCAG GAGCTTGTGTCGCTGTTCAATTTCCACAATTACGACAACTTGAGGCATTTTGTAAAGAAGCAGGACCCTCGCAGACAGGATGGAGAGGACAGG AACAAGTCTGTTTTCAACTTGATGTTTGCCGCCTACAGTGGAGACGTGTCGGCCCTGAGAAG ATTTGCTCTTTCATCCATGGACATGGATCTGAAAGACTATGATTGTCGAACAGCGCTACATGTCGCCGCAGCAGAAG GTCACATAGAAGTAGTGAAGTTCCTCACTGAAACCTGCAAAGTTGATCCATTTGTAGAAGACAG GTGGGGGAACCTACCGGTCGATGATGCCATGCAGTTTGGACATGACGAGGTGGTGAAGATGCTCAAAGATTACCAGCAGGACTGCagacagcaggaaaagcagcaCAGTGAAGCTGAGCGTCCCCAGAAGCTGGATACCATTGAGAGCATG